A genomic region of Kribbella sp. NBC_00382 contains the following coding sequences:
- a CDS encoding winged helix-turn-helix transcriptional regulator gives MRNTSFAEMHCSLAQSLEVMGDWWSPLILRDLYLGLDRFDQFVTDLGISRNLLTDRLTTLIEAGLVARTPYQEKPVRYAYSLTEPGRELIPVLIALTAWGDRWATPPAGQPIRFTHTTCGKSTTPTICCSECGGQLTTANTTPSPGPGGRTAPGTALIATVMQT, from the coding sequence ATGCGGAACACGAGCTTCGCCGAGATGCACTGCTCCCTCGCCCAGTCGCTGGAGGTGATGGGCGACTGGTGGAGCCCGCTGATCCTGCGCGACCTGTACCTGGGCCTCGACCGGTTCGACCAGTTCGTCACGGACCTGGGGATCTCCCGCAACCTGCTCACCGACCGGCTGACCACGCTGATCGAGGCCGGACTGGTCGCGCGTACGCCGTACCAGGAGAAGCCGGTCCGCTACGCCTACTCCCTCACCGAGCCCGGGCGGGAGTTGATCCCGGTCCTGATCGCCCTCACCGCTTGGGGCGACCGCTGGGCCACGCCGCCCGCCGGCCAGCCCATCCGCTTCACCCACACCACCTGCGGCAAATCCACCACTCCCACGATCTGCTGCTCCGAGTGCGGCGGCCAACTCACCACCGCCAACACCACCCCCTCGCCCGGCCCCGGCGGCCGCACAGCCCCGGGCACGGCGCTCATCGCCACCGTGATGCAGACATGA
- a CDS encoding ABC transporter ATP-binding protein yields MTVKVVGQGVAIRTSGLGKSYGSGDTRVEALADVDLEFGKGRFTAIMGPSGSGKSTLLHCLAGLDRPTTGQVMLGDVEITRLDEKRLTHLRRDRIGFVFQAFNLVPTLTAMENITLPLDLANRKPDKEWVDKVVTAIGLQDRLHHKPSELSGGQQQRVACARALASRPEVVFADEPTGNLDSRSSADVLGFLHRSVREFGQTVVMVTHDPTAASYADRVVFLADGRLQDELLDPTADTVLDKMKQLDTQEAG; encoded by the coding sequence GTGACGGTGAAAGTTGTCGGGCAGGGCGTGGCCATCCGGACCAGCGGTCTCGGGAAGAGTTACGGATCCGGGGACACCCGGGTAGAGGCGCTGGCCGACGTCGACCTGGAGTTCGGCAAGGGCCGGTTCACCGCGATCATGGGCCCGTCCGGCTCGGGCAAGTCGACGTTGCTGCACTGCCTGGCCGGGCTCGACCGGCCGACCACCGGCCAGGTCATGCTCGGCGACGTCGAGATCACCCGGCTGGACGAGAAGCGGCTCACCCATCTGCGGCGCGACCGGATCGGCTTCGTCTTCCAGGCCTTCAACCTGGTCCCGACGCTGACCGCGATGGAGAACATCACGCTCCCCCTCGACCTCGCCAACCGCAAGCCCGACAAGGAATGGGTCGACAAGGTCGTCACCGCGATCGGCCTGCAGGACCGCCTTCACCACAAGCCTTCCGAGCTGTCCGGCGGTCAGCAGCAGCGCGTCGCCTGCGCCCGCGCGCTCGCCTCCCGCCCCGAGGTCGTGTTCGCCGACGAGCCAACGGGCAACCTCGATTCCCGCTCGTCCGCCGACGTGCTCGGCTTCCTGCATCGCTCGGTCCGCGAGTTCGGCCAGACCGTCGTAATGGTCACCCACGACCCGACCGCGGCCTCGTACGCCGATCGCGTGGTCTTCCTCGCCGACGGCCGGCTCCAGGACGAGCTGCTCGACCCGACCGCGGACACCGTGCTCGACAAGATGAAGCAGCTCGACACCCAAGAGGCCGGCTGA
- a CDS encoding IclR family transcriptional regulator gives MPGSVQSIERAAAVLRLLAAAPNGLGVADLGNALGLAKTTVHGILKTLHQVGFVEQDRSGAHYHLSDAFGRLGETYLDPNELRSRAINWADSLASRSGEVVRVGRLVEGKVVVVHHVFRPDDSDQDLDVGTTLPPHACALGKAVLAFDASGAARPRKLDAYTTRTIIEPARLADELAAVRAKGWAGEFEEHTVELAGIAAPIRGLGGLVVGAVGLTGRIERICDSRLRHRTDLITMVRATAEAIGRDLREDR, from the coding sequence GTGCCGGGCAGCGTGCAGTCGATCGAGCGGGCCGCGGCAGTGCTGCGGTTGCTTGCCGCGGCGCCCAACGGACTGGGGGTGGCCGATTTGGGCAACGCGCTCGGGCTGGCCAAGACGACCGTGCACGGCATCCTCAAGACGCTGCACCAGGTCGGATTCGTGGAGCAGGACCGCAGCGGCGCGCACTACCACCTCAGTGACGCGTTCGGCCGGCTCGGCGAGACGTACCTCGATCCGAACGAGCTGCGCAGCCGCGCGATCAATTGGGCCGACTCACTGGCCTCCCGCAGCGGCGAGGTCGTCCGGGTCGGCCGCCTGGTCGAGGGCAAGGTCGTCGTCGTCCACCACGTCTTCCGCCCGGACGACAGCGATCAGGACCTAGATGTCGGTACTACGCTCCCTCCGCACGCCTGCGCACTGGGCAAGGCGGTGCTCGCCTTCGATGCCAGCGGTGCCGCCCGGCCGCGCAAGCTCGATGCCTACACGACGCGGACGATCATCGAGCCGGCCCGGCTGGCCGACGAGTTGGCGGCCGTACGGGCGAAAGGCTGGGCAGGTGAGTTCGAGGAGCACACGGTCGAACTGGCCGGCATCGCCGCTCCGATCCGAGGCCTCGGCGGGCTGGTCGTCGGCGCGGTCGGCCTCACCGGCCGGATCGAACGCATCTGCGACAGCCGCCTCCGCCACCGCACCGACCTGATCACGATGGTCAGAGCAACCGCCGAAGCCATCGGCCGAGACCTCCGCGAGGACAGGTGA
- the glpK gene encoding glycerol kinase GlpK yields the protein MAEQYVAAVDQGTNSTRCILFDRRGRLVSVAQREHKQHFPKPGWVEHDAAEIWRNVTRVVPAAIRQIDAEPSQIVAIGITNQRETSLLWDRRTGEPIGHAVVWQDTRTDRLVQELAADGGTDRFADLCGLPLTTYFSAPRLRWMLDHTPGLRARADRGEVLFGTMESWLIWNFTGGPDGGLHATDVTNASRTMLMNIETLEWDDELLAAFDVPRCVLPEIRPSSGVFATATTVLPGVRIGAALGDQQAALFGQTCFSPGEAKCTYGTGSFLLLHTGKEIVRSTHGMLTTVAYQIGSEPAAYALEGSMAVTGSLVQWFRDGLGLIHTAAEIETLARTVEDNGGAYIVPAFSGLFAPHWRSEARGVIAGLTSYITKGHLARAVLEATGFQTLEVVDAMNADSGIALKALKVDGGMTANNLLMQFLADLLDVPVVRPMVTETVSLGAAYAAGLAVGYWPDLEGLRSNWHRAGQWLPHMDPDRRATEYQNWQAAVQRTFGWIRPDQ from the coding sequence ATGGCGGAGCAGTACGTCGCAGCGGTCGACCAAGGGACCAACTCCACCCGGTGCATCCTCTTCGACCGGCGGGGGCGGTTGGTGTCGGTGGCTCAGCGGGAGCACAAGCAGCATTTCCCCAAGCCGGGGTGGGTCGAGCACGACGCGGCGGAGATCTGGCGCAACGTGACTCGCGTAGTACCGGCCGCGATCCGGCAGATCGATGCCGAGCCGTCGCAGATCGTTGCCATCGGCATCACCAATCAGCGGGAGACCAGCCTGCTCTGGGACCGCCGGACCGGCGAGCCGATCGGGCACGCCGTCGTCTGGCAGGACACCCGGACCGACCGGCTGGTCCAGGAGCTCGCGGCCGACGGAGGTACGGACCGTTTCGCCGATCTCTGCGGTCTGCCGCTGACGACGTACTTCTCCGCGCCGCGACTCCGCTGGATGCTCGACCACACCCCCGGGCTGCGAGCGCGAGCCGATCGTGGCGAGGTGCTGTTCGGCACGATGGAGAGCTGGCTGATCTGGAACTTCACCGGCGGCCCGGACGGCGGCCTCCACGCCACCGACGTGACGAACGCCAGCCGCACGATGCTGATGAACATCGAGACGCTCGAGTGGGACGACGAGCTGCTCGCGGCCTTCGACGTACCGCGCTGTGTCCTACCCGAGATCCGTCCATCGTCCGGAGTCTTCGCGACGGCGACCACGGTGCTGCCCGGCGTACGGATCGGTGCGGCGCTCGGGGACCAGCAGGCCGCGCTGTTCGGCCAGACGTGTTTCAGCCCGGGTGAGGCCAAGTGCACGTATGGCACCGGATCGTTCCTGCTGCTGCACACGGGCAAGGAGATCGTCCGGTCGACGCACGGCATGCTCACGACGGTCGCCTACCAGATCGGGTCGGAGCCGGCGGCGTACGCGCTGGAAGGGTCGATGGCGGTCACCGGGTCACTCGTCCAGTGGTTCCGGGACGGCCTCGGACTGATCCACACGGCCGCCGAGATCGAGACGCTCGCGCGGACGGTCGAGGACAACGGCGGCGCCTACATCGTGCCCGCGTTCTCGGGGCTGTTCGCGCCGCATTGGCGCAGTGAGGCCCGCGGGGTGATCGCCGGGCTCACGTCGTACATCACCAAAGGCCATCTCGCCAGGGCGGTGCTCGAGGCGACCGGCTTCCAAACACTCGAGGTCGTCGACGCGATGAACGCCGACTCCGGGATCGCGCTGAAGGCGCTCAAGGTCGACGGTGGCATGACGGCGAACAACCTGTTGATGCAGTTCCTCGCCGACCTGCTCGACGTGCCGGTGGTGCGGCCGATGGTCACCGAGACGGTGTCGCTCGGCGCTGCGTACGCGGCGGGCCTTGCAGTCGGCTACTGGCCCGACCTGGAAGGGCTCCGGAGCAATTGGCATCGAGCGGGCCAGTGGCTTCCCCACATGGACCCTGATCGGCGCGCTACGGAGTACCAGAACTGGCAGGCGGCGGTCCAGCGCACCTTCGGCTGGATCCGCCCCGACCAGTAG
- a CDS encoding nuclear transport factor 2 family protein, whose product MYHRIVAGKVRAAFAEISAGNWEAMVAGMAPEFTYRFYGDHALGGERHTHESLRRWWQRCFRLLPETTFEVRDVLVAGWPWDTRVATAVTVHVGVVDGTRYENVVHQFLRMRWGKITEVRTLEDTAVLERTLDRLAAAGFEEAHAAQITDEVPAVA is encoded by the coding sequence ATGTACCACCGAATCGTGGCAGGCAAGGTGCGGGCGGCGTTCGCGGAGATCAGCGCGGGCAACTGGGAGGCGATGGTGGCCGGGATGGCGCCGGAGTTCACCTATCGCTTCTACGGTGACCATGCGCTGGGTGGTGAGCGGCACACCCACGAGTCGCTCCGGCGCTGGTGGCAGCGGTGCTTCCGATTGTTGCCGGAGACAACCTTCGAGGTGCGGGACGTGCTGGTCGCCGGCTGGCCGTGGGACACCCGGGTGGCGACGGCGGTGACGGTCCACGTCGGGGTGGTCGACGGGACGCGGTACGAGAACGTCGTGCATCAGTTCCTGCGGATGCGGTGGGGGAAGATCACCGAGGTGCGGACGCTGGAGGACACGGCGGTGCTCGAACGGACGCTGGACCGGCTGGCGGCGGCCGGGTTCGAGGAGGCGCACGCCGCGCAGATCACCGACGAGGTACCGGCCGTCGCCTGA
- a CDS encoding GNAT family N-acetyltransferase, with product MSDDRLVELLETAEAEAVWGYETHAAPEVLERFGMASARIGGGVALAVRNDATHYWSRALGFGFTEPVTAKVVASIIDFYRSNGNPVAVLNLAPSVLPADWDAICAKEGITAGGTWVKVARPAGPIATPSTGLRVAEIEPADAELWATVLTRGFGMPEDLLVPMSLGVVGQPGWTAYGAYEGDQLVAAASLLITGEVAEFCGAATLPEHRGKGAQSALLAARAQKAVAEGVKWFSAETGKPDEGEKNSSLNNMTRAGFEIQYDRKNWIWRP from the coding sequence ATGTCGGACGATCGCCTCGTCGAACTGCTGGAGACCGCCGAGGCCGAGGCGGTGTGGGGGTACGAGACCCATGCGGCGCCCGAGGTGCTGGAGCGGTTCGGGATGGCGTCGGCGCGGATCGGCGGCGGGGTGGCGCTGGCGGTGCGCAACGACGCGACGCACTACTGGAGTCGCGCCCTCGGCTTCGGCTTCACCGAGCCGGTCACCGCGAAAGTGGTTGCCTCGATCATCGATTTCTACCGGAGCAACGGCAACCCGGTCGCGGTGCTGAACCTGGCTCCGTCGGTGCTGCCGGCCGACTGGGACGCCATCTGTGCGAAGGAAGGCATCACGGCCGGTGGTACCTGGGTGAAGGTCGCCCGGCCCGCCGGTCCGATCGCCACGCCTTCGACGGGGTTGCGGGTGGCCGAGATCGAACCGGCGGATGCCGAGCTGTGGGCGACCGTGCTGACGCGCGGCTTCGGGATGCCGGAGGATCTGCTCGTGCCGATGTCGCTAGGGGTCGTGGGTCAGCCGGGCTGGACGGCGTACGGGGCCTATGAAGGCGATCAGTTGGTGGCTGCGGCGTCACTGCTGATCACTGGCGAGGTGGCGGAGTTCTGCGGCGCGGCGACGCTGCCGGAGCATCGCGGCAAGGGTGCGCAGTCGGCGCTGCTGGCGGCGCGGGCGCAGAAGGCCGTGGCCGAAGGCGTGAAGTGGTTCAGCGCCGAGACCGGCAAGCCGGACGAGGGCGAGAAGAACAGCTCGCTGAACAACATGACCCGGGCGGGCTTCGAGATCCAGTACGACCGCAAGAACTGGATCTGGCGGCCGTAG
- a CDS encoding ABC transporter permease, whose amino-acid sequence MLKLGLRSVLAHRLRFVLCTVAVLLGVAFVGGALIFTDTLSAALKKNFAGSPSDITVTPVQTLKSNPGLSNARPATLTSDLANQIANLPGVANTDPQVLVPGAQILGTDGRPTEAFGLPTYATGWPHDPRTANIHLLDGQPPSGREQLALDQSTAKREGYEIGDQVKVVTPAKAVTATLTATTTPNLTGASAGAPLITFDSVTAQLYLLGQPGWTSITVAVQPGQDVQAVIQAITKIAGKDVSVRTAAQVSADGESDVDNTFGGFSAVLLLFAGLALFVGTFLIVNTFSMLVAQRSRELAMLRAIGASRGQVTSTVMIEALIIGAIGSTLGLLVGAGVAAALQAFYQSLDLAIPGSSLQISAPTVIACYLVGIGVTLFAALPAARRAGKLPPVAAMRDDVSVPERSLLLRLIIGSFLLLMTALLVAISFTLQGLPAAILLGLAAGLALLGMVMTSPLISRYAVRGLMFPFGRKAPITLGRRNAERNPRRTAATASALMISVALVSGLVVIAASAKASVNRNLQDAIGSSALLVSGDEPFSGEVGDKIAKVPGVAAVHRVRQMPGDIDGHRVTVAGVDDGTLAGPITTRFVSGSADGLKDGEAVIPRNLAKQLDLVVAKKFELTTTTGKQTLRVAGIIAPNRQLNAIILAQPAFTQAGGATTDNTLYVDVANGTEFGQVRLAVAAELKDYPGVQVRDQQAFAKSQQQPIDMVLAVIAMLLTLAIIIAVLGIVNTLALGVIERTREIGLLRAIGMDRPQLRRMLQVEAIAIALLGALLGLLIGVLFAAAIQHVMKEDGLSVLDLPWFQLLIAVVVAGVVGVLAAVWPSRRAAKLDVLRAIAAE is encoded by the coding sequence ATGCTCAAGCTCGGCCTCCGGTCGGTGCTCGCGCACCGGCTCCGGTTCGTGCTGTGCACGGTCGCCGTCCTGCTCGGTGTCGCCTTCGTCGGCGGCGCGCTGATCTTCACCGACACCCTGTCGGCCGCGCTGAAGAAGAACTTCGCCGGCAGCCCGTCCGACATCACCGTCACCCCGGTCCAGACCCTCAAGAGCAACCCTGGCCTGTCCAACGCCCGCCCCGCCACGCTCACGTCCGACCTCGCGAACCAGATCGCCAACCTCCCCGGCGTCGCGAACACCGATCCACAGGTCCTGGTCCCCGGCGCCCAGATCCTCGGTACCGATGGCAGGCCGACCGAGGCATTCGGCCTGCCGACGTACGCGACCGGCTGGCCGCACGACCCCCGGACAGCGAACATCCACCTGCTCGACGGCCAACCGCCATCGGGCCGGGAACAACTCGCCCTCGACCAGTCGACCGCGAAGCGGGAGGGCTACGAGATCGGCGACCAGGTCAAGGTCGTCACTCCGGCCAAGGCCGTCACCGCGACCCTCACCGCGACCACCACGCCGAACCTCACCGGCGCGTCGGCGGGCGCACCACTGATCACCTTCGACTCGGTCACCGCCCAGCTGTACCTCCTCGGCCAGCCGGGCTGGACCTCGATCACCGTCGCCGTCCAGCCCGGTCAAGACGTCCAAGCAGTTATCCAGGCGATCACCAAGATCGCGGGCAAGGACGTCAGCGTCCGCACCGCGGCGCAGGTCTCGGCGGACGGCGAGAGCGACGTCGACAACACCTTCGGCGGCTTCAGCGCAGTACTGCTGCTGTTCGCCGGGCTCGCCTTGTTCGTCGGCACCTTCCTGATCGTCAACACCTTCTCGATGCTCGTCGCCCAGCGCTCCCGCGAGCTCGCCATGCTCCGCGCGATCGGCGCCTCGCGGGGCCAGGTCACCAGCACGGTCATGATCGAAGCGCTGATCATCGGCGCGATCGGCTCCACCCTCGGCCTCTTGGTCGGTGCCGGCGTCGCCGCCGCCCTGCAGGCGTTCTACCAGTCCCTCGACCTCGCGATCCCCGGTTCGAGCCTCCAGATCAGCGCCCCGACGGTGATCGCCTGCTACCTCGTCGGCATCGGCGTCACCCTGTTCGCAGCACTACCGGCAGCGCGCCGGGCAGGCAAGCTACCGCCCGTTGCAGCGATGCGCGACGACGTCAGCGTCCCCGAACGCTCACTGCTCCTCCGCCTGATCATCGGCAGTTTCCTGCTCCTGATGACCGCGTTGCTCGTCGCGATCTCGTTCACCCTGCAAGGCCTCCCCGCGGCGATCCTCCTCGGCCTCGCCGCCGGCCTCGCCCTGCTCGGCATGGTGATGACCAGCCCACTGATCAGCCGGTACGCCGTCCGCGGACTCATGTTCCCGTTCGGCCGGAAGGCACCGATCACGCTGGGCCGGCGCAATGCCGAGCGCAACCCCCGGCGTACCGCCGCGACCGCGTCTGCCCTGATGATCTCGGTGGCCCTGGTCAGCGGCCTGGTCGTCATCGCCGCCTCCGCAAAGGCCTCGGTCAACCGCAACCTTCAGGACGCGATCGGCAGCTCCGCGCTCCTGGTCAGCGGCGACGAGCCGTTCAGTGGTGAGGTCGGCGACAAGATCGCCAAGGTCCCCGGCGTCGCCGCGGTGCACCGGGTCCGGCAGATGCCGGGCGACATCGACGGCCACCGGGTCACCGTGGCCGGTGTCGACGACGGCACCCTGGCCGGCCCGATCACCACCCGGTTCGTCTCCGGCTCGGCCGACGGCCTGAAGGACGGCGAGGCGGTCATCCCCCGCAATTTGGCCAAACAACTCGACCTCGTCGTCGCGAAGAAGTTCGAGCTGACCACGACCACCGGCAAGCAGACCCTGCGAGTGGCCGGCATCATCGCGCCGAACCGCCAGCTCAACGCGATCATCCTCGCCCAGCCCGCCTTCACCCAGGCCGGCGGCGCGACCACCGACAACACCCTGTACGTCGATGTTGCCAACGGCACCGAATTCGGCCAGGTCCGGCTGGCAGTCGCGGCCGAGCTGAAGGACTACCCCGGCGTCCAGGTCCGCGACCAGCAGGCCTTCGCGAAGAGCCAGCAGCAGCCGATCGACATGGTGCTGGCCGTGATCGCGATGCTGCTCACGCTGGCGATCATCATCGCCGTGCTGGGCATCGTGAACACGCTCGCGCTCGGTGTGATCGAGCGCACGCGGGAGATCGGGCTGCTCCGCGCGATCGGGATGGACCGGCCGCAACTGCGCCGGATGCTCCAGGTGGAGGCGATCGCGATCGCCTTGCTCGGGGCGCTGCTGGGGTTGCTGATCGGGGTCCTGTTCGCGGCGGCCATCCAGCATGTGATGAAGGAGGACGGGCTCAGCGTCCTCGACCTGCCGTGGTTCCAGTTGCTGATCGCCGTCGTGGTGGCGGGCGTGGTCGGCGTACTGGCTGCAGTGTGGCCGTCACGCCGTGCAGCGAAGCTCGACGTACTGCGGGCGATCGCGGCCGAGTAG
- a CDS encoding RecB family exonuclease, with amino-acid sequence MSVAPAVDRHGHPNGALSPSRAADFMSCPLKYRFRVIDRLPEKPSSAAVRGTVVHAVLERLFDLPSGQRTLEHAAEMLEPQWQKLLEAEPEVAELFAEDADGEELAKWLAEAHQLLGKYFKLEDPNLLEPAERELYVETELESGLTLRGYVDRLDVAPTGEIRVVDYKTGRSPSEFFEAKALFQMKFYALVLWRLRGVVPAMLQLVYLGNGEIVRYVPDEADLRACERKVGALWTAITRALESGDWRPSPGPLCDWCDHKAICPAWGGTPPPLPDRSVEEVAQESAGVDLVGVDG; translated from the coding sequence ATGAGCGTTGCACCAGCAGTCGACAGGCACGGCCACCCGAACGGAGCGCTGTCTCCGTCCCGGGCGGCGGACTTCATGAGCTGCCCGCTCAAGTACCGGTTCCGGGTGATCGACCGGCTGCCGGAGAAGCCTTCGTCGGCGGCCGTCCGGGGCACGGTGGTGCACGCGGTGCTGGAGCGGCTCTTCGACCTGCCCAGTGGGCAGCGGACGCTGGAGCACGCCGCCGAGATGCTCGAGCCGCAATGGCAGAAGCTGCTCGAGGCCGAGCCCGAGGTCGCGGAACTGTTCGCCGAGGACGCCGACGGCGAGGAGCTCGCCAAGTGGCTGGCCGAGGCCCACCAACTGCTCGGCAAGTACTTCAAGCTCGAAGACCCGAACCTGCTGGAGCCGGCCGAGCGCGAGCTGTACGTCGAGACCGAGCTGGAGTCAGGCCTGACGCTGCGCGGGTACGTCGACCGCCTCGACGTCGCGCCGACCGGCGAGATCCGGGTGGTCGACTACAAGACCGGCCGGTCGCCGTCGGAGTTCTTCGAGGCCAAGGCGCTCTTCCAGATGAAGTTCTACGCCCTGGTGCTCTGGCGGCTGCGCGGCGTCGTACCGGCGATGCTGCAGCTCGTCTACCTCGGCAACGGCGAGATCGTCCGGTACGTCCCCGACGAAGCCGACTTGCGCGCTTGTGAACGCAAGGTCGGCGCGCTCTGGACCGCGATCACCCGAGCGCTGGAGTCCGGCGACTGGCGGCCGAGCCCGGGCCCACTGTGCGACTGGTGCGATCACAAGGCCATCTGCCCCGCCTGGGGAGGCACTCCGCCGCCCCTGCCGGACCGCTCGGTCGAGGAAGTCGCGCAGGAGTCCGCAGGCGTGGATCTGGTCGGAGTCGACGGATGA
- a CDS encoding ribonuclease J, producing MSHPHPDLGQPPRLPDTALRVVALGGLGEIGRNMTVFEHRGRLLIVDCGVLFPEEHQPGVDVILPDFGHIRDRLDKIDAIVLTHGHEDHIGGVPYLLKERADIPVIGSKLTLAFITSKLKEHRITPKTVEVKEGDRRKFGPFETEFFAVNHSIPDGLAVAIRTKAGIVLHTGDFKMDQFPLDRRLTDLRGFAKLSEEGVDLFMTDSTNAEVPGFTTSEKDLGPAIDTVFRTAPGRIIVSSFASHVHRIQQVLDAAKLGGRKVAFVGRSMVRNMGIAGDLGYLKIPKGLIVDLKELEKLPDRKVTLICTGSQGEPMAALARMANRDHMIRIGEGDTVLMASSLIPGNENAIYGLINGLIRWGANVVHKGNAKVHVSGHASAGELVYCYNLIKPRNVMPVHGEYRHLKANAALAVATGVPADRVIIAEDGVVVDLDKGRAKIVGKVEAGYVYVDAMTVGGVTEANLKDRRTLAEEGVVTVVLLVDANTGQLAEPPDFLARGFVHDDTTFKDVIPVIEDTLAKAASESIGDANALEELVGRAVGNWTWRHWRRRPVVIPVVIDA from the coding sequence ATGAGTCATCCGCATCCCGACCTCGGCCAACCGCCCCGCCTGCCCGACACCGCACTCCGTGTGGTCGCTCTGGGTGGTCTGGGTGAGATCGGCCGCAACATGACCGTGTTCGAGCATCGCGGCCGGTTGCTGATCGTGGACTGCGGCGTGCTGTTCCCCGAGGAGCACCAGCCCGGCGTCGACGTGATCCTGCCGGACTTCGGCCACATCCGCGACCGGCTGGACAAGATCGACGCGATCGTCCTCACCCACGGCCACGAAGACCACATCGGCGGCGTCCCGTACCTGCTGAAGGAGCGGGCCGACATCCCAGTGATCGGCTCCAAGCTGACCCTGGCGTTCATCACCTCCAAGCTCAAGGAACACCGGATCACCCCGAAGACCGTCGAGGTCAAGGAGGGCGACCGGCGTAAGTTCGGCCCGTTCGAGACCGAGTTCTTCGCCGTCAACCACTCGATCCCGGACGGCCTGGCGGTGGCGATCCGGACCAAGGCCGGCATCGTCCTGCACACCGGCGACTTCAAGATGGACCAGTTCCCGCTGGACCGCCGGCTGACCGACCTTCGCGGCTTCGCCAAGCTGAGCGAAGAGGGCGTCGACCTGTTCATGACGGACTCGACCAACGCCGAGGTGCCCGGCTTCACCACCTCCGAGAAGGACCTCGGCCCGGCGATCGACACGGTCTTCCGGACCGCGCCCGGCCGGATCATCGTCTCCAGCTTCGCCAGCCACGTGCACCGGATCCAGCAGGTGCTCGACGCGGCCAAGCTCGGCGGCCGCAAGGTGGCCTTCGTCGGCCGCTCGATGGTGCGCAACATGGGCATCGCCGGCGATCTCGGCTACCTGAAGATCCCGAAGGGCCTGATCGTCGACCTGAAGGAGCTGGAGAAGCTCCCCGACCGCAAGGTCACGCTGATCTGCACCGGTTCGCAGGGTGAGCCGATGGCGGCCCTGGCCCGGATGGCGAACCGCGATCACATGATCCGGATCGGCGAGGGCGACACGGTGCTGATGGCCAGCTCGCTGATCCCCGGCAACGAGAACGCGATCTACGGCCTGATCAACGGCCTGATCCGCTGGGGCGCGAACGTCGTGCACAAGGGCAACGCCAAGGTGCACGTCTCCGGTCACGCCAGCGCCGGCGAGCTCGTCTACTGCTACAACCTGATCAAGCCCCGCAACGTGATGCCCGTGCACGGCGAGTACCGGCACCTGAAGGCGAACGCGGCGCTCGCGGTCGCCACCGGGGTGCCGGCCGACCGGGTCATCATCGCCGAGGACGGTGTGGTGGTCGACCTGGACAAGGGCCGGGCGAAGATCGTCGGCAAGGTCGAGGCCGGCTACGTGTACGTCGATGCCATGACCGTCGGCGGGGTCACCGAGGCGAACCTGAAGGACCGCCGGACGCTGGCCGAGGAAGGCGTCGTCACCGTCGTGCTCCTGGTCGACGCCAACACCGGCCAGCTCGCCGAGCCGCCGGACTTCCTGGCCCGCGGTTTCGTCCACGACGACACCACGTTCAAGGACGTCATCCCCGTCATCGAGGACACCTTGGCCAAGGCCGCCTCGGAGAGCATCGGCGACGCCAACGCCCTGGAGGAGCTCGTCGGACGGGCCGTCGGCAACTGGACCTGGCGCCACTGGCGCCGCCGCCCGGTCGTCATCCCCGTGGTCATCGACGCCTGA